One Stigmatella aurantiaca genomic region harbors:
- a CDS encoding PilZ domain-containing protein, which translates to MAESKISPVSGAEERRESPRVPMRFLVRRAGSEAGFEAYEGDLSLGGCALRGGTLEGGAQVELRLLLPTAPDELKVKGEVLPVTQGGAARVRFLDLSVEEERAIARHLDDLELNRSPR; encoded by the coding sequence ATGGCGGAGAGCAAGATTTCCCCGGTATCCGGGGCGGAAGAGCGGCGAGAGTCTCCCCGGGTTCCCATGCGCTTCCTCGTGCGGCGCGCCGGGAGCGAGGCGGGGTTCGAGGCCTATGAGGGAGACCTGTCGCTGGGAGGGTGCGCCCTTCGCGGCGGCACGCTGGAGGGCGGGGCCCAGGTGGAGCTGCGGCTGCTGCTGCCCACCGCCCCGGATGAGCTGAAGGTGAAGGGCGAGGTGCTCCCGGTGACGCAGGGCGGGGCGGCGCGGGTGCGCTTCCTCGACCTCTCCGTCGAGGAGGAGCGGGCCATCGCGCGGCACCTGGATGACCTGGAGCTGAACCGCTCCCCGCGTTAA
- a CDS encoding cytidine deaminase — protein MATDIPWESLFQQAAKVRERAHVPYSRFPVGAAVLFADGSVVTGCNVENATYGLTVCAERNAFAAAVAQGHSRPVAVAIVVDTPTPCPPCGMCRQVMAEFAGPELPIRSRTLQDQEASYSLRELLPYAFTRDFL, from the coding sequence ATGGCCACGGACATTCCCTGGGAGTCGCTGTTCCAGCAGGCGGCGAAGGTGCGCGAGCGCGCCCATGTGCCCTACTCGCGCTTCCCGGTGGGGGCGGCCGTCCTCTTCGCGGACGGCTCGGTGGTGACGGGCTGTAACGTGGAGAACGCCACCTACGGACTCACGGTGTGTGCCGAGCGCAACGCCTTCGCGGCGGCGGTGGCGCAGGGGCACTCCCGGCCGGTGGCGGTGGCCATCGTGGTGGACACGCCCACCCCGTGCCCCCCGTGTGGCATGTGCCGGCAGGTGATGGCGGAGTTCGCCGGGCCGGAGCTGCCCATCCGCAGCCGGACTTTGCAGGACCAGGAGGCCAGCTACAGCCTCCGGGAGCTGTTGCCGTACGCGTTCACGCGCGACTTCCTCTGA
- a CDS encoding 5'-deoxyadenosine deaminase, producing MDLLLTNGTVLTMNREREVLVGADVFIQDGRIARIGRGLKVAGGARRTLDVTGQVVMPGLIHGHIHACQTLFRNHADGMELLDWLRERIWPFEAAHDADSMRASADLTFAELIQSGATAALDMGSVRHYDAVFESARDCGFRLTGGKAMMDAGQGLPAGLRETTKASLAESVALLERWHGTHGDRLRYAFAPRFVLSCSEPLLKQVAHLAREKGVRVHTHASENATECDVVRQRVGQDNVAYFHSLGLTGPHVTLAHCVWLTAEEQRLLRETGTVVCHCPSSNLKLASGIAKVPELMDAGVHVCLGADGAPCNNNLDLFVEMRLAALLHKPRVGPLGMPALRVLEMATLEGARALGLEAEVGSLEVGKRADVTVVDLRGLHVTPVPRDVMGALVHAARSTDVSHVVIDGRLVLKDGKLLTLDPAEVADNARRHASRIVEQVNP from the coding sequence GTGGATCTGCTCCTCACCAATGGCACCGTCCTGACGATGAACCGCGAGCGCGAGGTGCTCGTGGGGGCGGACGTATTCATCCAGGATGGCCGCATCGCCCGCATCGGCCGGGGGTTGAAGGTGGCAGGGGGGGCGCGGCGCACCCTGGATGTGACGGGGCAGGTGGTGATGCCCGGCCTCATCCACGGGCACATCCATGCCTGCCAGACGCTGTTCCGCAACCACGCGGATGGGATGGAGCTGCTGGACTGGCTTCGCGAGCGCATCTGGCCCTTCGAGGCGGCGCATGACGCGGACTCGATGCGGGCCTCGGCGGACCTGACGTTCGCGGAGCTCATCCAGTCGGGGGCCACGGCGGCGCTCGACATGGGCTCGGTGCGCCACTACGACGCCGTGTTCGAGTCCGCCCGGGACTGCGGCTTCCGGCTCACCGGCGGCAAGGCGATGATGGACGCGGGGCAGGGGCTGCCCGCGGGGCTTCGCGAGACGACGAAGGCCTCCCTCGCCGAGAGCGTGGCCCTGCTGGAGCGCTGGCACGGCACGCACGGGGACCGGCTGCGCTACGCCTTCGCCCCCCGCTTCGTGCTGTCCTGCTCCGAGCCGCTGCTCAAGCAGGTGGCGCACCTGGCGCGGGAGAAAGGCGTGCGCGTGCACACGCACGCCAGCGAGAACGCCACCGAGTGCGACGTGGTGCGTCAGCGCGTGGGCCAGGACAACGTGGCCTACTTCCACTCGCTGGGGCTCACCGGGCCCCACGTGACGCTGGCCCACTGCGTGTGGCTGACCGCGGAGGAGCAGCGGCTGTTGCGCGAGACGGGCACCGTGGTGTGCCACTGCCCCAGCTCCAACCTCAAGCTGGCCTCCGGCATCGCCAAGGTGCCCGAGCTGATGGATGCCGGGGTGCACGTGTGCCTGGGGGCCGATGGCGCCCCGTGCAACAACAACCTGGATCTCTTCGTGGAGATGCGCCTGGCGGCCCTGCTGCACAAGCCGCGGGTGGGGCCCCTGGGCATGCCCGCCCTGCGCGTGCTGGAGATGGCCACCCTGGAGGGCGCCCGGGCGCTGGGGCTGGAGGCCGAGGTGGGCTCCCTGGAGGTGGGCAAGCGCGCGGATGTCACCGTGGTGGACCTGCGCGGCCTGCACGTCACCCCGGTGCCCCGCGACGTGATGGGCGCGCTGGTGCATGCCGCCCGCTCCACCGATGTCTCCCACGTCGTCATCGACGGCCGGCTGGTGCTCAAGGACGGAAAGCTCCTCACCCTGGACCCCGCCGAAGTCGCGGACAACGCCCGCAGGCATGCCAGCCGCATCGTCGAGCAGGTGAACCCCTGA
- a CDS encoding purine-nucleoside phosphorylase — protein MGLYEQIQETVQAVRQRAGGLLPQVGLILGSGLGAFAESFARKVVIPYAELPHFPHSSVPGHAGRLVLGEVGGAPVVAMQGRVHAYEGYSPAQVALPARVLCSLGIRALVVTNAAGGIHPQFAPGDLMVITDHINLSGWNVLAGPNEDRWGTRFPDMSQAYAPALRAHLLESSRRVAVPLREGVYAMVAGPSYETPAEIRMLRTLGADAVGMSTVPEVVAARHMGVPVVGISCITNLAAGVGTALLTHDEVAETAQRVAGIFSRLLTDFLPGVART, from the coding sequence ATGGGACTTTACGAGCAAATCCAGGAGACGGTGCAGGCGGTCCGGCAGCGCGCGGGCGGCCTCTTGCCCCAGGTGGGCCTCATCCTGGGCAGTGGCCTGGGGGCGTTCGCCGAGAGCTTCGCGCGCAAGGTGGTCATCCCCTACGCGGAGCTGCCCCACTTTCCCCACTCCTCGGTGCCCGGCCACGCGGGCCGGCTGGTGCTCGGCGAGGTGGGAGGCGCCCCGGTGGTGGCGATGCAGGGCCGCGTGCATGCCTACGAGGGGTACTCGCCCGCGCAGGTGGCCTTGCCCGCGCGGGTGCTGTGCTCGCTGGGCATCCGCGCCCTGGTGGTGACGAACGCCGCGGGGGGCATCCACCCCCAGTTCGCCCCTGGGGATTTGATGGTCATCACCGACCACATCAACCTCTCCGGGTGGAACGTGCTGGCGGGGCCCAACGAGGACCGCTGGGGCACGCGCTTTCCGGACATGTCCCAGGCGTACGCCCCGGCGCTCCGGGCGCACCTGCTGGAGTCCTCCCGCAGGGTGGCCGTGCCCCTGCGCGAGGGGGTGTACGCCATGGTGGCGGGCCCCTCCTATGAGACGCCCGCGGAGATTCGCATGCTGCGCACCCTGGGGGCCGACGCGGTGGGCATGAGCACGGTGCCCGAGGTGGTGGCCGCCCGCCACATGGGCGTGCCCGTGGTGGGCATCAGCTGCATCACCAACCTGGCGGCGGGGGTGGGCACCGCGCTGCTCACGCACGACGAGGTGGCCGAGACGGCCCAGCGCGTAGCGGGTATCTTTTCCCGGCTGCTCACGGATTTTCTTCCCGGAGTGGCACGCACCTGA